GCGGTGAAGGACTTGTTGTGCATCCGCCGGTTGAGGCGCGCAAAATCGGTCAGGTAATCGAGCCAGCGCCAGTTCCGGTGCGGGAACGGATTGAACAGGCGGACCTCGATCAGAGGATGCGTATCCAGCGTCGCCAGCAGCGGATCCAGCCCGGCGGTGTTGTTGTCATCCAGCAGGAGCCGCACCCGCACGCCACGGTCAGCGGCCCGGTGCAGCGCTTCCAGCAGCAGGGTCCCGGACATGTCGCCACGCCAGATGTAGTACTGCACGTCCAGTGAGCGCTGCGCGCCTTCGGCGAGGGCGACGCGGGCCGCGAACGCGTCATCGCCGCGCGCCAGCGGCAACACGCCGGAAACCCCGGGATGCGCCCGGGCAAACGGCTGGATGCCGCGACCCAGCAGCGTGTCGGCGGTGTCGACCAGGCGCGTGGACTGGGACCGCCCGTCCAGCGACGGAAGCCTTGCGCTGATCGCCAGCGCCACCATCAGCAGCGCCAGCGTGGCGACCACCGTGGGCCAGCGGAACACGTGGTTTTTTCCAATCATGAGCCCCTATTGTAGGGGCCACGCCGCCCTGGAAACGCCTGCGGACTACTCGGCCATCAGCTGCATGATCGCCGGTACCGGCGCGTTGCCGTAGCTCAGGAAGCGGTTGTGGAAGGTCTTCAGGTCGAAGTCCTCGCCCAGGCGCTGCTTCTGCTGCTCGCGGAAGTCGTAGATCTCCGCGTAGCCGGTGAAGTACGAGGTCAGCTGGACCTGCGACAGGCGGACGCGGCGCCACTTGTTGACCGCCTCGGTCTCTTCCTGGAAGGCCTCGCGGCGCAGCAGGTCGAGCGCCCTGGCTTCGCTCAAGCCCTCCACGTGGACCTCGTAGTCCAGGATCGCATTGGTGACCACGCGCAGGTTCCACTTGCCGTACATCAGCCACATCTCCGGCGCCTGCTCGCCCCAGCCGGCTTCCAGCATCATCCGCTCGGCGTAGACCGCCCAGCCTTCGATCATCGCGCCGTTGCCGACCAGGCTTTTGACCAGGCTCGGGCTCTTGTTGGCATGCAGCAGCTGGGTGTAGTGGCCCGGGATAGCCTCGTGGATGTTGAGGATCTGCAGGACCCAGTGGTTGTACTCGCGCAGGAAGCTCTCGGCCTGCTCGTCGCTGTAGTCATCCAGCGGGCTGACGTTGTAGTAGGTGTTGGCGGTCGGGTTGAACGGGCCCGGCGCGCTGACCGAGGCGCCGGCACCACCGCCGCGCATGTACTCGGGCGTCTCGCGGACCACCAGCGGACGGCTGGCGTCCTGGTCGAGCAGGTCGTGCTTGCGGACGAACTCCGCGAGCAGCGGGATCTGGCGCTTGATCTCGTCGAAGAACTCATTGCGCCCCACGTGCCGGGCCGAAAGCTTGTCGATCATCATGCCGATCCGCTGCAGGCGGTCATCCGGCATCGCGGTTCCGGCGAAGTACTTCGGCCAGAGCTCCACGGTGATCTTGTCCATCTGCCCGTGCAGGCGGTTCTTCTCGTCCACCGCGCGCTGGTGCAATTGGGCGGCGGTGAAGTGCGACTGGATGTCGTAGGCGAACTTGCGCTCGTACTGCTCGGCGCCGATGCGGAAGGAGCGGGCCTTGCCGGCGGCGACCTGTTGGGCCTGCACGCCTTCCAGCCAGCCGGTCCATTCGCCGATCGCAGCGCGGGCGGCATCAATGCGCGCGTTGAACGTGGCCTTGTCCGCGGCATCAAGACCCGAATCGGCGATCTGCTTGCGCAGCGGATCACCGAGCACGCTGAGGGAACCACGACCCTGCACGATCGCGAGTTCGACGTGCTCGGCCGTCGGGTCGGCGATGTTGGCGCGTGCCGCGGCGTAGTATTCCGGCACGTGCTCCACGCGCGCCATCACGGTGCGCAGGCGCTCGTCCTCGTCCGCGTACGGCGTGTTGAGAAGCAGGCCGATGGGACCGGCGATGTTGTAGCGCGAGGGATTCCACTGCCAGTCGCGGAAGGTCTCCTGGTACCAGATGCTGGCCTCGTACCGGTTCTTCAGCAGCATGTGGTCGATGCGCTCGGCGGGCGAGAGTTGCGCCGGGTCGAACGCGGCCAGCTCCTGCAGCCCTGCCCTGGCGAATGTCAGGTCGGCGGCGCGCTGCCGGGCGTCCGGAATCGTGAGCGTCGCCGCGTTGTCGTAGCGACCGGCATAGATCGAGGACTCCGGACTGCGCTCCAGCCCCCGCATCAGCAGCGACTCGGCCACGCTCGCGAAGTCCGCGTCCACCGCGGCGGCCTGGCTGTCCGCTGCGACCGGTGCGGTCTGGCATCCGGACAGCGCGCCGGCGCCAAGCACGCTGGCAGCAATCAACAGGGAAAGGGTGGTCTTGCGCATACAGCTGCTCCGCATCGGCCTGCCGCAACCGGAAGGGTCGCGGCGAATCGAACATCGTAGCGGCCTGGGCGCCGGGCGAGCGTGCCGTTGGTCAGGCACGCGCGCGAAATGTCGCGCAAAAAAAGGCGGGCCGCGATGGCCCGCCTTCTTCCTTGCTCCCGTGGCTCAGTGGCCCGATGCCGGGTCGCTCTTCTCGCTGCTGTCAAAGATCGAGGCGTCCGCTTCGCCCTTGACGTGGAGGAACCCGATCAGACCCTTCTCCGCGCGCGACAGCGCGTGGTCCACCAGCAGGTAGCGGCCGGGGTAGTCGACCTTGAACTCCACCATGGTGGCCCCGCCCGGCGGCACGAGCGTGGTCTGCACGTCGAGCAGCGGCGGACTGGTGAAGGACGCCAGGTTGTAGACGCGGTCGAACACCTCACCGATCAGGTGGAAACTGGAGGTCAGGTTCGGACCGCCCACGCCGAAGAACATGCGCACGGTTTCGCCGACGTTCGCCTGCATGTCAAAGGTCTTGGTCAGCGCGTTCATGCTGCCGTTGAACATCAGGTGCTCTGGCCGCTCATCGAGCAGTTTCTCGACCGAGAACTCCTGCAGGCCGCTGGAGCCGTGCTTCTGCGCGGTGTAGAGCTCGCCCTGCATGATGTAGAACTCGCGGTCCACGCCGGGCAATCCGCCCTCAGGCTCGACGAGGATCATCCCGTACATGCCGTTGGAGATGTGCTGGGCGATCATCGGCGTGGCGCAGTGGTAGACGAACAGTCCCGGATGCAGCGCCTTGAAGGTGAAGCTCTTGGTCTGCCCCGGCGCGACCTGGGTCACCGCCGCGCCACCACCTGGTCCGGTGACCGCATGGAAGTCGACCGAATGGATGTTGATGCTGTCCTCGGCGTTCTTCAGGTTGATGGTGACCGTGTCGTTCTGGCGGATCCGCAGCAGCGGGCCGGGCACCGTGTTGTCAAAGGTCCAGTAGCGGTAGGTGCTGCCATCCGACAGCTGCCCCTCCACCTCGGTGGTCAGAAGGTCGTAGGTGATGTGCTGGGCGGCGCGGTCGCCGACCGGCTTGCCGACCTGGTACGGGTCCTTCGCAACGTCCACGGCGGTGCTGACGACGTCGGCCACGTCACCGACAACCAGCTTGCCGAACATCCCGGCGGCCTTGTGGCCAGGGATCGTGCAGACGTACTCGAACACGCCGGCCTTGCCCGCACGGAAGACGATGGTGGTCGACGAACCCTCGCCGACAAGCTGGTCGGACTGCGCGTTGAACGCAGGCACCGCGATGTCGTGCATCGCACCGTCGCCGTTGACCACGGTGATGGCAACCACCGCGCCTTCAGCGACCTTCAGCTCGGGGTTCACCTGGCCCTTGATGGCGCCCGCGTTGCCGACGAACACCAGCTGCCCGTTCTCGATCGCGGTGCGCAATGTGAAGGTGACGTCCGCCACCGGGGTGACGTCCGCCGAACGCGCCGCAATGGCCTGCGGCACAAACCCGGCCGCTCCGGCCAGGGCGAACAGCAAAACCAGCTCTTTCATTCCCATCTTCCTTCCAGTCAGCAAAAGTGCTTCGTTGGCCGGCACGATAGGCATCCGCCCGCGGAGTCTCCATGACCTGGGTCAAGCCTGGACATACGGGTGCGAATGTTGACGGTCGTGGACTGCGGCGCGCGCAGCCGCCCGTTAAGATCACCCCACTACCCAGCAGCGAGGGCAACCGTGACCGAACGCATTCTCCACCCCGGCCTGGCCGGCAAGATCATGGGCGCGGCGCAGGCCGCCGAGTTGATCCAGCCCGGCATGACCGTCGCCATGAGCGGATTCACCGGTGCCGGCTACCCCAAGGCGGTTCCGCAGGCGCTCGCCGCGCGCATGGAGACCGCGTCCGCCGCCGGCCATCCGTTCAAGATCAAGGTCCTGACCGGCGCATCCACCGCGCCCGAGCTGGACGGCGCGCTGGCCCGCGTGGAAGGCATGGAGTTGCGCCTGCCCTACCAGTCCGACCCGGCCGTGCGCGAGCGCATCAACGCCGGCAACCTGGAATACATCGACATCCACCTGAGCCACGTTGCCCAGCACACGTGGTTCGGATTCTTCGGCAAGATCGATGTGGCGGTGGTGGAGGTCTCCGGCATCCGCGAGGACGGCAGCCTGATTCCGTCCTCCTCGGTTGGCAACAACATGACCTGGCTGGAACAGGCCGACAAGATCATCCTGGAGGTCAACCGCTGGCAGCCCGAGGCGCTGGCCGGCATGCACGACATCTATTACGGCACCGCCCTGCCCCCGGACCGCAAGCCGATCCCGCTGCTGCATCCCGATGACCGCATCGGCCAGCCCTGGTTCCGCCTGGACCAGGACAAGGTCATCGCCGTGGTGGAGACCAACGACCCGGACCGCAACTCGCCATTCAACCCGCCCGACGAGGCGTCACAGCGGATCGCCGGGCACCTGCTGGATTTCCTCGGCCGCGAGGTCAAGCGCGGCCGGCTGACCGACAAGCTGCTGCCGCTGCAGTCGGGCGTGGGCAACATCGCCAACGCGGTGCTGGCGGGGCTGGCGACCGGCGGTTACACCGGACTCTCGGCCTACACCGAGGTGATCCAGGACGGCATGCTGCAGCTGATCAAGGAGGGGGTGCTGCGGATGGCATCGGCCACCTCGTTCTCGCTCAGCCCGGCCGGGATCGAGGAATTCAACGCCAACGTCGACTTCTACTCCAGGCGCATCCTGCTGCGTCCGCAGGAGATCTCCAACCACCCCGAGGTCATCCGCCGGCTCGGCTGCATCGCCATGAACGGCATGATCGAGGCGGATATCTACGGCAACGTCAACTCGACCCACATCGCTGGCAGCCGGATCATGAACGGCATCGGTGGCTCGGGCGACTTCGCGCGCAACAGCTACCTGTCGGTCTTCATGGCGCCCAGCACGGCCAAGGGCGGCAAGATCTCCGGGATCGTGCCGATGGTCAGCCACGTGGACCACACCGAACACGACACGATGGTCGTGGTCACCGACCAGGGCCTCGCGGACCTGCGCGGACTGGCGCCCAAGCAGCGCGCGCGGGTCATCATCGAGAACTGCGTCCACCCGGACTTCAAGCCGATGCTGCAGGACTACTTCGACCGCGCCTGCCGCGACAGCTACGCCAAGCACACCCCGCACCTGTTGCCGGAGGCCCTGTCGTGGCACCAGCGCTTTATTGATACAGGCAGCATGCTGCTCTGACGGCTGACGGCTGACGGCTGACGGCTGACGCAATTTGACTCGTGTCAGCGGCCTGCGCGAGCCTCCGCCCGCTTGCAGGCGGCCGCGGTAAACAGGACATCGGTGGAGGAGTTCAGCGCGGTCTCGGCCGAGTCCTGCACCACACCGACGATGAAGCCGATCGCGACCACGCGCATCGCCAGGTCGTCGGATATGCCGAACAGGCCGGCCGCGAGGGGGATCAGCAGCAGCGACCCGCCTGGCACCCCGGAGGCGCCGCAGGCCGCGACCGCGGCGACGACGCTGAGCAGGAGGGCGGTCGGCAGGTCCACCGGAATCCCCAGCGTGTGCACCGCCGCCAGCGTCAGCACCGTGATGGTGATGGCCGCGCCGGCCATGTTGATGGTCGCGCCGATCGGAATCGAGACCGCGTAGGTCTCGCGATGCAGGCCCATCTTGCGGCACAGCTCCATGTTGATCGGGATGTTGGCCGCCGAGCTGCGGGTGAAGAACGCGGTGATGCCGCTCTCGCGCAGGCAGCGCAGCACCAGTGGATACGGATTGCTGCGGGTCACGAGGGCCACGATCAGCGGATTGGCCAGCAGCGCGACAAACAGCATGCACCCCAGCAGGACCGCCAGCAGCTGGGCGTAGTCCAGCAGGGTCGCCAGTCCGGTCGCTGCAATCGTCTCGGCCACCAGACCGAAAATTCCGATAGGGGCCAGCTGGATCACGGCGCGGACCAGCCGGGTCACCGCGTCCGACAGGTCCGCAACCGCGGTGCGGGTGGTGTCGGCCGAGTAACGCAGGGCAATCCCGAGCCCGACGGCCCAGGCGAGGATGCCGATGTAGTTGCCGGCCTGCAGCGCGTGGATCGGGTTGTCCACGACCTGCAGCAGCAGGTTGCGCAGCACCTCGCCGATTCCGCCCGGCGGGCTCAGATCGCCTGCGCCGGCGACCCCCAGGTGCAGTGTGACCGGAAACAGGAAACTGGCCGCCACTGCCACCATGGCCGCCGCAAGCGTGCCGACCAGGTACAGCACCAGAATCGGGCGGATGTGCGTCTTCTGTCCCTGCCGGTGGTTGGCGATAGACGCGCCCACCAGCACCAGTACCAGGATGGGCGCGACCGCCTTCAGGGCCGACACGAACACCGTGCCAAGCAGCCCGGCCGCCAACGCCGCCGAGGGCGCAACAAGCGCCAGCAGCGTGCCGGCGATCAGCCCGATCACGATCCGCAGGACCAGGCTTGTCCCGGTCCAGCGCGCCAGCAGGCCTTGCGACTGCTTGCCGGGCAGCGACGGCGTGGGCTTGTTCTCGGGAAGGCGGGGATCGGTCATGAAGTCAGGTCCGGGTCGGGAGGCATCCGCGTCGGCCGCTGTCCGGGCCGCGCACGAAGCGTCGATTGTCGCCGACCGCGCCGATGATTTGGCCGCTTGCGGGAAAATCGTGATCGCGAGACACGCCACGGCGCGTTAGCACCGCCGGCGCCGGTCGAGTGACCCATGTCATTGATCCGCACGCCAACGCAGACGAGGATGGCTGCCTCAGCCGCGCTTGCGGCGATTACGGCGAGGAGTCGATGCCCATGCACGGCGAATACAAGGAGCCCGGCGGCAAGCTGGTGGTGGTCGATCTGGTCGTGTCCGGCGGACGGTTGAGCGACGTTCGCGTGAGCGGAGATTTCTTCTTGGAGCCCGATTCCGCGCTTGACCTGATCAACCGCGCCCTGGTCGGCACCCGCGCCGACGCCGGCGTCGATGCCTGGGCCACCGCCGTGCGCACCGCGTTGGGCGATGGGGCGTCGCTGTACGGCATCAGCGCCGAGGGCGTCGCCATCGCGGTGGAGCGCGCGGTCAACGGCGAGGCCGCGCCATGAGCCGGACCGGGTGGCACGAGCACGACTGGCAACTGATCCACACCGACGCCCAATCGCCGGCGATGCACATGGCGCTGGACGAGGTGCTGACCAACGAGGTCTCCGCCGGTCGCCGCCGCCCCACGCTGCGGGTCTGGGAATGGGCGGATCCGGCGGTCGTCATCGGTCGCTTCCAGTCGCTGCGCAACGAGGTCGACGGAGACGCAGCCGCGGGTCATGGCATCCAGGTGGTCCGACGCATCAGCGGCGGCGGCGCGATGTTCATCGAACCGGGCAACACGATTACCTATTCGATCTGCGGCCCGCTCTCGCTGGTCGAGGGCCTGTCGTTCCAGCAGTCCTACGAGCTGATGGATCGCTGGGTGATCGAGGCGCTGGCCGAACTGGGCGTGGCAGCGAGCTACCAGCCGCTCAACGACATCACCTCCCCCGCCGGCAAGATCGCCGGAGCCGCGCAGGCACGCAAGGGCAACGCGGTGCTGCACCACGTCACCATGGCCTACGACATCGACACCGGCAAAATGCGCGACGTGCTGCGCATCGGACGCGAGAAACTCTCCGACAAGGGCACCACCAGTGCGGCCAAACGGGTCGATCCCCTGCGCAGCCAGACCGGCTTGCCACGCGCGGCCGTCATCGAGCGCATGATCGCGGCCTTCCGCCGCAACCACGGGCTGCGCGACGACCATCTCACCCCGGATGAGCTGGGTCAGGCGATGCGATTGGCAGAAGCCAAATTCGAGACGGCCGAATGGACTGCCGTGGTGCCGTGAAAGGCCGGGTTTTCACGCGTTGCACGGGTTGCCGCTGCTATTTTCGGCACAGGCCAAACCGGTGGGACCGACCATGAAAACCGCATCCTTGTCTTCGTTCTGGTGGCGCGCCCTGATCGGGCTGGCGCTGGTGTCGATGCTGGCGGCGTGTGCCACCGGTCCCCGGATCCGTACCGACGCGGATCCCACGGCCGACTTCTCGCAGTACCGGACCTACGGCTTCTACCAGCCGCTGGCGATGGAGCAATCGGGTTACACCTCCTACCTCTCCGACAACATCAAGATGGCGGTGCGCCGGGAGATGGAAGCACGTGGCTACCGTTACAGCGCCGACAAGGCCGACCTGCTGGTCAACTTCCAGGGCGTGATCCGCGAGAAGACGGACGTCTACGAGATTCCGCGCTCGGACGTCCAGTACTTCTACAGCTACCGCGCACGCGCGTATTACGCGTTCCCGGTGTGGTATGACGAGACCCGGGTGAGCCAGTACACCGAAGGCACGCTGACCGTCGACCTGGTCGACGCCGCGCGCAACCGGCTGGTCTGGAGCGGCGATGCCATCGGCCGGGTCAACCAGAAAAGCCCGCAGCAGCGCGTCGCGGCGGCCGACCAGGCGATCAGCGCGATCTTCGCCAAATTTCCGTACCGCGCTGCGCCCTGACAAGCGCGCGCAAGCGCACCGGTTCCGTAGCAAAGGGTGCTGCAGGAAGCGACCTGCAGCGAAGCGTTTCGCAGCGAGCCGTGTGCGCGCGCACCGTCTGGAAGCCCGGCTCTAGGTGCCGCCACCACTGCGCCAGATCGACACTACCAGCCACGCACCGGCAATGGCGGCGCCGACGAAACCCAGCAGGCCGAAAGCCGGCAGACCCAGGAGTGTGGGCCCGCCACGCACGGTCAGCGTGATCGAGGATCCGATGATGAGTGCGGCCAGGACCACGCCTACCGTCAGGCGGTTGGCCGCGTGGTTGAGCTGGGTACCGAATTCGTCCAGGCGATCGATGTCGACATGCAGTTTGACGTTGCCGCGCCGCGCCGAGCGCATCAGCCGGCGAATGTCCCGCGGAAGGCCTGCCAGTAATTCCGTCGTTTCCGCCAGCGTGCGCGCGCCCTGGCGCAACAGCGTCGCCGGTCGATAGCGCTGCAACATCGCGCGGCGCAGGAAGGGCGCCGCCTCGCTGGCCATGTCGAAATCCGGATCCAGGCTGCGACCCAGTCCTTCCAACGTGACGAACACCTTGATCATCAAGGCCAGGTCGGCCGGCAGGGCCAGCCGGTTGGCCCGCAGCAAGGCCGTCACGTCGCCCAGCATCGTGGCCAGGTTCAACTGGCCCAGCGAAATCCCGTGGTACTGGTCGACCAGCGCGTCCACGTCCAGCGCCATCTGGGCCTCGTCGGCGTGGGCCTGCGTCGCCCACTCGAGCATCACGTCGGTGACCCGGGCCGCGTCCCGCATCACCAGCGCATCCAACAGGCCGATCACCTGGTTGCGGCGGGCATCCGACAGCCGCCCGACCATGCCGTAGTCGATCAGGGCAATGACGTTGTCGGGCAGCACGAACACATTGCCGGGGTGCGGATCGGCATGGAAAAACCCGTCCTCGAACATCAACTTCAGCACTGCATTCGCGCCGCGCCGGGCAATCAGCTTGCGGTCCAGCCCGGCGGCATCGACCGCGGCCAGGTTGGACAGCGACACACCGTCGACAAAATCCTGCACGTTCATCCGCGCGCCGGTGTATTGCCAATGCACCGCGGGAACCACGATCTCCCCCGAGCCGGAGAAGCTGGAGGCAATGCGCTCGGCGTGACGGCACTCGGCCGCCAGATCGAGCTCGCGGCCCAGCGAACCCTTGAACTGGCGGACCATCGCGCTGGGCTGGAACTGGCGCAGTTCCTCGAAGCGCGCCTCCATCGCCTGCGCCGCGCGATGAAGCAGGCGCATGTCGGCTTCCACCACCGGCTTGATGCCTGGCCGGCGCACCTTGACGACCACCTCGGTGCCGTCGTGCAGGCGCGCACGGTGGACCTGGGCGATCGATGCGGCGGCCAGGGGCGTCCGGTCCAGCCAGGCGAACACGGCTTCGGGCGACGCGCCCAGGTCCTCCAGCATCTGCTGGCGGATGAGCTTGTAGGGCACTTCCGGCGCCTGGTTTTGCAGCTTGCCGAACTCGGCGATCCACTCCGGCGGGAACAGGTCCACGCGCGTCGCCAGCACCTGCCCCAGCTTGACGAAACTGGGGCCCATTTCCTCCAGCGCGTGGCGCACCCGCACCGGCGTGGGCAGCGCCACCAGCTCCTCCATGTGGCCCAAGGGCAGCACGCGCCCTGCGCGGGCGAGCACCGGCGCCAGCCCGAGCCGGCCGACCATGTCGCCGAAG
This genomic interval from Lysobacter ciconiae contains the following:
- the sstT gene encoding serine/threonine transporter SstT, which encodes MTDPRLPENKPTPSLPGKQSQGLLARWTGTSLVLRIVIGLIAGTLLALVAPSAALAAGLLGTVFVSALKAVAPILVLVLVGASIANHRQGQKTHIRPILVLYLVGTLAAAMVAVAASFLFPVTLHLGVAGAGDLSPPGGIGEVLRNLLLQVVDNPIHALQAGNYIGILAWAVGLGIALRYSADTTRTAVADLSDAVTRLVRAVIQLAPIGIFGLVAETIAATGLATLLDYAQLLAVLLGCMLFVALLANPLIVALVTRSNPYPLVLRCLRESGITAFFTRSSAANIPINMELCRKMGLHRETYAVSIPIGATINMAGAAITITVLTLAAVHTLGIPVDLPTALLLSVVAAVAACGASGVPGGSLLLIPLAAGLFGISDDLAMRVVAIGFIVGVVQDSAETALNSSTDVLFTAAACKRAEARAGR
- a CDS encoding ABC1 kinase family protein translates to MWDGLSATRDLGRVYDIASILIRYGFGDMVGRLGLAPVLARAGRVLPLGHMEELVALPTPVRVRHALEEMGPSFVKLGQVLATRVDLFPPEWIAEFGKLQNQAPEVPYKLIRQQMLEDLGASPEAVFAWLDRTPLAAASIAQVHRARLHDGTEVVVKVRRPGIKPVVEADMRLLHRAAQAMEARFEELRQFQPSAMVRQFKGSLGRELDLAAECRHAERIASSFSGSGEIVVPAVHWQYTGARMNVQDFVDGVSLSNLAAVDAAGLDRKLIARRGANAVLKLMFEDGFFHADPHPGNVFVLPDNVIALIDYGMVGRLSDARRNQVIGLLDALVMRDAARVTDVMLEWATQAHADEAQMALDVDALVDQYHGISLGQLNLATMLGDVTALLRANRLALPADLALMIKVFVTLEGLGRSLDPDFDMASEAAPFLRRAMLQRYRPATLLRQGARTLAETTELLAGLPRDIRRLMRSARRGNVKLHVDIDRLDEFGTQLNHAANRLTVGVVLAALIIGSSITLTVRGGPTLLGLPAFGLLGFVGAAIAGAWLVVSIWRSGGGT
- a CDS encoding DUF885 domain-containing protein; the encoded protein is MRKTTLSLLIAASVLGAGALSGCQTAPVAADSQAAAVDADFASVAESLLMRGLERSPESSIYAGRYDNAATLTIPDARQRAADLTFARAGLQELAAFDPAQLSPAERIDHMLLKNRYEASIWYQETFRDWQWNPSRYNIAGPIGLLLNTPYADEDERLRTVMARVEHVPEYYAAARANIADPTAEHVELAIVQGRGSLSVLGDPLRKQIADSGLDAADKATFNARIDAARAAIGEWTGWLEGVQAQQVAAGKARSFRIGAEQYERKFAYDIQSHFTAAQLHQRAVDEKNRLHGQMDKITVELWPKYFAGTAMPDDRLQRIGMMIDKLSARHVGRNEFFDEIKRQIPLLAEFVRKHDLLDQDASRPLVVRETPEYMRGGGAGASVSAPGPFNPTANTYYNVSPLDDYSDEQAESFLREYNHWVLQILNIHEAIPGHYTQLLHANKSPSLVKSLVGNGAMIEGWAVYAERMMLEAGWGEQAPEMWLMYGKWNLRVVTNAILDYEVHVEGLSEARALDLLRREAFQEETEAVNKWRRVRLSQVQLTSYFTGYAEIYDFREQQKQRLGEDFDLKTFHNRFLSYGNAPVPAIMQLMAE
- the nirK gene encoding copper-containing nitrite reductase, with the protein product MKELVLLFALAGAAGFVPQAIAARSADVTPVADVTFTLRTAIENGQLVFVGNAGAIKGQVNPELKVAEGAVVAITVVNGDGAMHDIAVPAFNAQSDQLVGEGSSTTIVFRAGKAGVFEYVCTIPGHKAAGMFGKLVVGDVADVVSTAVDVAKDPYQVGKPVGDRAAQHITYDLLTTEVEGQLSDGSTYRYWTFDNTVPGPLLRIRQNDTVTINLKNAEDSINIHSVDFHAVTGPGGGAAVTQVAPGQTKSFTFKALHPGLFVYHCATPMIAQHISNGMYGMILVEPEGGLPGVDREFYIMQGELYTAQKHGSSGLQEFSVEKLLDERPEHLMFNGSMNALTKTFDMQANVGETVRMFFGVGGPNLTSSFHLIGEVFDRVYNLASFTSPPLLDVQTTLVPPGGATMVEFKVDYPGRYLLVDHALSRAEKGLIGFLHVKGEADASIFDSSEKSDPASGH
- a CDS encoding acetyl-CoA hydrolase/transferase family protein, which codes for MGAAQAAELIQPGMTVAMSGFTGAGYPKAVPQALAARMETASAAGHPFKIKVLTGASTAPELDGALARVEGMELRLPYQSDPAVRERINAGNLEYIDIHLSHVAQHTWFGFFGKIDVAVVEVSGIREDGSLIPSSSVGNNMTWLEQADKIILEVNRWQPEALAGMHDIYYGTALPPDRKPIPLLHPDDRIGQPWFRLDQDKVIAVVETNDPDRNSPFNPPDEASQRIAGHLLDFLGREVKRGRLTDKLLPLQSGVGNIANAVLAGLATGGYTGLSAYTEVIQDGMLQLIKEGVLRMASATSFSLSPAGIEEFNANVDFYSRRILLRPQEISNHPEVIRRLGCIAMNGMIEADIYGNVNSTHIAGSRIMNGIGGSGDFARNSYLSVFMAPSTAKGGKISGIVPMVSHVDHTEHDTMVVVTDQGLADLRGLAPKQRARVIIENCVHPDFKPMLQDYFDRACRDSYAKHTPHLLPEALSWHQRFIDTGSMLL
- a CDS encoding biotin--protein ligase; the encoded protein is MTHVIDPHANADEDGCLSRACGDYGEESMPMHGEYKEPGGKLVVVDLVVSGGRLSDVRVSGDFFLEPDSALDLINRALVGTRADAGVDAWATAVRTALGDGASLYGISAEGVAIAVERAVNGEAAP
- a CDS encoding DUF4136 domain-containing protein; this encodes MKTASLSSFWWRALIGLALVSMLAACATGPRIRTDADPTADFSQYRTYGFYQPLAMEQSGYTSYLSDNIKMAVRREMEARGYRYSADKADLLVNFQGVIREKTDVYEIPRSDVQYFYSYRARAYYAFPVWYDETRVSQYTEGTLTVDLVDAARNRLVWSGDAIGRVNQKSPQQRVAAADQAISAIFAKFPYRAAP
- a CDS encoding lipoate--protein ligase family protein, whose amino-acid sequence is MSRTGWHEHDWQLIHTDAQSPAMHMALDEVLTNEVSAGRRRPTLRVWEWADPAVVIGRFQSLRNEVDGDAAAGHGIQVVRRISGGGAMFIEPGNTITYSICGPLSLVEGLSFQQSYELMDRWVIEALAELGVAASYQPLNDITSPAGKIAGAAQARKGNAVLHHVTMAYDIDTGKMRDVLRIGREKLSDKGTTSAAKRVDPLRSQTGLPRAAVIERMIAAFRRNHGLRDDHLTPDELGQAMRLAEAKFETAEWTAVVP